The Candidatus Zixiibacteriota bacterium genome segment GCAGGGTCACGCGTGCGCGGACTCCGCTGACCGACGAGCCATCCCAGCCACTGATTCGCCCGTCATCGATATCCCAAGTGAACAGCTGCCGGTGCAGGCATAAAGGTTCGTGCTGCAGCTTGGACATAACATGAGCCAAAACCACATCGTCCATGCTGCAAGAAAACTGCTCGCGCGGAATCTTCTGCACGTGGTCCACGGCTTCTTGTCGATTCTTGTCAAGGATGGTGGCAAGAGGCCCCCGGTTAAACAGCGTTTCCATCAAAGGTTCTATCACTTATGCTGCCCTGCCTTTCCTCCAACTCGCACCCTGCCCGTCAGTAGCACCTGCATCAGGCCGCGCTTCTGCTCCTGCAAGCGACCTTTCAGTTCGATCATCGAGGCAATGGACTTATCTACCGAGAGGAGAGCGTCACCTACCTTTCGCTGCTCCTGAACTGAAGGCAGTTCGGCCCTGATGTGCGCGAAACTGTTGTATTTAAGGTTCAGTGTATCGTCGACCAAACCTTGCGAGAACCGCCGAAAACGATGAACCATCGGCGGAAACTTGAAGAAGTATGCGGCAAACAAGGCATCAACATCAGGCCCTGGTGTTACTACGGTGTACGCAGGGCTGACAATTCCCTCCAGTTCCGACAAAGCTGAAACACCCTGCCACATGCGCATGGTGTTGTAACCGATGTCGCCTCGGGCGATTCGCTTGTACGCGCTCTTGTCATCTGTCGATGTGTCCTTCCGGTCAACCTCATCTCTCGGGATGATGCCCCGGTCCGAGGTTACGGAGAGCAAGGGAAGGTCCTGTCTGTTCGATTCAGACCTCTCTGAAAAGACCTCACCAAGCTTCACTTTCCTCCACGTGCACGCCTCGTACCCCGGAAACCGCCGCCTCCCGGTCAGCAGTTGCTGCATCAGACCTTTCTTGAGCCGGGTCTTGGCGCCAATCAACTTCGACACCTGCTCAATCGCCAAGTCCCATCGCGCGAGAATGCTAACTATCTGTTGTTGCTCGGTCGGAGGTGGAACCAAGATTGGCAGGTTTCTCAGATAATCGCTTTGCAGCCTCCCAGTTCCGTGACCCGAGTGGTCTACAAAACCACGCAACACGTGTTTCCGGAAGGCCAAGAAGTAGGCCAGGTAGTCGTTGCTAACCCCGGTTCTGCCACTTATCGCTTTGAGGTCCTGATTGAATGTTGACGAGCAGGGGGTCAATCCAACCGGGACGTCCTTGTGTAAGGTCATGCCACGCACGAGGATTAGAATCGTATTTCCGGGCACTTTCCGCGCGCCTGACCGGCTCCCCAGTTCGGTGAGGTGGTGGAGCGAATCCCTCAGTCTGAACCACTTCAAGTCTTTCGCCGTGTACCACGGAATGCTCCCCCCCCAGAAATCTGCCTTCCCTTTGCCTGGTGTCCCGCCCGAGATGATCGTCGCGATTTCACCTAGTTCCAGCTGCTTCCACCCCTTAGGCACCATACCCCAACTCCTTCAGATACTCCCGCATCACTGCAGGTGCGTGCCATCCTATCTCGCTCCTGCCCGACTGATCAACTGCATGGGATGACTTCGCGGGACGGGACGTATTGTTCCACGTGGATAGGTGGTCAGATCTCATGGTGTTTCTCTTTCAAGTACTTTGTGACTCTCTTGCTGATAGACTCAGGCGGTATCTGTATGCCAGAGCCAGCTATCATGTTTCCGGCATCAAGGTATTCAAGGAGGAATCCATCCGGTGATTGAAGAGCCTGGAGCTCCCGGAGCTTGTGACCATGACAGTTTCGCAATCTATGGCCGCTTCCACAGGGACACGGTTGGTGTCCCCGGTAATCGTCGTCTGCCAGTATGCGCAGCAACCCTAACACGATCAAGTCATCCTCCGTGGAAAACTCGCTTCGGTAGAAATCCAGGATTCCGCGAAGGCCATGCGACCATTCACCGAACGGCATTTCTCCCCGTTGCTCGACATACGAGTAAGCATACAGATATGGGACAACGGCTTCTTCGACGAATCTCAACAGTGTCAGATTGGCTGCAAACCTCCGGCGAAGATCGAGCGGGACTCCGAGGCAGAGCGACCCATCATCATACTTGTGGTGATCTTCTGATATTCGGCCCCCTGTTTCAAAAACAGATGGGATTCGGCGCGGATAGTCAGAAGGCACTCGCAGGAGAACGTCATACGCGTCCTTGATTTCGATGCCGCCATGTTCCGCCGAAAAGGCTAAGCGACCGACGATCTGGACAGATCCGTCTTCGGCTACCTTTAGCCGAAGTTCGGGAAACTGGGCATGCAGTCCCGCAAATTGACCGATCACCAGTTGGACCAATTCTTCTTGTATCAGCGTGGCGACCATGGTTTACTCGGATGAGAGATGCGAAATTGTGGTACTGCCGGTTGGTTGTAGCTCTCCATTACCTTATTGGCGACACTGGCTCCGAAGGCTTTCTGCAGAACCTTCTCGTTTTCGGTTCTGTTCGGCATACCGAGAGCGGTCAAATCGGCTTTTATCCATTGGATCCACTGGAAGAAAGCCCTGGCACCCAAGTTATCGGCCTCATGCCACTTGTCAGCGAAGTTCTCAGCGGGATTGATCGGATTAGGGATGTACCATCGGCCGCCAGCGTCCCTCGTCAGTATTCTCTCTCCCGCAAACCGCTCCCGCACCTGACCGTGCGCAAGCAATGGTGTGTAAGCGGCCAAAGCGTCCACGATGTTTGTGAGTGCAGAATGGACATCCGGCTCACCCAGATATGCGAGGGCGGCCAGTGTCGTGATAATCATGGAAATCGGTTTCGCTTCTTCCCACTGGTGTCCGCCGAACCTGATGTCTCGGTGTCGCTTGAGAAGCTGGATCGCCTTCTGGAGGGGCGTCTTGACGGAGAACTCGGGGACCTGATCTATATGGACGCCCCTTGCTGCTGCCAGTGCTTTCCTCTGGCTTTCGAACTGAGGCCTCATTCGGTTCATGAACCAGACTGCATATCCCTTTGGATTACTGCACTTCCAACATGATAGACGCTTGTCGGGTATGAGAATGGCGTCGGAACCCATTTGACCATCGGGGGTGGCGGGTAAAATATCCAAGTGGAATGCCCCGGCGTACTTGATTTGCCAGCAGCGGTTCTTCTCCACGAGTATGTCTCGGTACCGTTCGTTCTCTCGAAGCCGGTCGCCCACGAGTCTCTTCAGCTGTGCCGGTTTGGTATTCTGCGAGTTGACCTCTAAACGACACACTAAGTCGATGTCGTACTCCGGATCATCCCCGATCGGTCTCACAATCGTGCCCAAGCGGAAGGATCCATGAGAATAGATATTGGGCTTAAGAACGGCTATGGAGGAGCCATCTCGCCCCAGCCAGTCCCCTATAGCTTCGTAGTGTCCAACCGCTTTGTTGAAGTCAGTTTCCGAAATATCAAGCTCAGCGGCCATCTGGCTGAGAACTTCATTCATCGG includes the following:
- a CDS encoding restriction endonuclease subunit S; translated protein: MVPKGWKQLELGEIATIISGGTPGKGKADFWGGSIPWYTAKDLKWFRLRDSLHHLTELGSRSGARKVPGNTILILVRGMTLHKDVPVGLTPCSSTFNQDLKAISGRTGVSNDYLAYFLAFRKHVLRGFVDHSGHGTGRLQSDYLRNLPILVPPPTEQQQIVSILARWDLAIEQVSKLIGAKTRLKKGLMQQLLTGRRRFPGYEACTWRKVKLGEVFSERSESNRQDLPLLSVTSDRGIIPRDEVDRKDTSTDDKSAYKRIARGDIGYNTMRMWQGVSALSELEGIVSPAYTVVTPGPDVDALFAAYFFKFPPMVHRFRRFSQGLVDDTLNLKYNSFAHIRAELPSVQEQRKVGDALLSVDKSIASMIELKGRLQEQKRGLMQVLLTGRVRVGGKAGQHK
- a CDS encoding SEC-C domain-containing protein, producing the protein MVATLIQEELVQLVIGQFAGLHAQFPELRLKVAEDGSVQIVGRLAFSAEHGGIEIKDAYDVLLRVPSDYPRRIPSVFETGGRISEDHHKYDDGSLCLGVPLDLRRRFAANLTLLRFVEEAVVPYLYAYSYVEQRGEMPFGEWSHGLRGILDFYRSEFSTEDDLIVLGLLRILADDDYRGHQPCPCGSGHRLRNCHGHKLRELQALQSPDGFLLEYLDAGNMIAGSGIQIPPESISKRVTKYLKEKHHEI
- a CDS encoding nucleotidyltransferase gives rise to the protein MSTNDNIPMNEVLSQMAAELDISETDFNKAVGHYEAIGDWLGRDGSSIAVLKPNIYSHGSFRLGTIVRPIGDDPEYDIDLVCRLEVNSQNTKPAQLKRLVGDRLRENERYRDILVEKNRCWQIKYAGAFHLDILPATPDGQMGSDAILIPDKRLSCWKCSNPKGYAVWFMNRMRPQFESQRKALAAARGVHIDQVPEFSVKTPLQKAIQLLKRHRDIRFGGHQWEEAKPISMIITTLAALAYLGEPDVHSALTNIVDALAAYTPLLAHGQVRERFAGERILTRDAGGRWYIPNPINPAENFADKWHEADNLGARAFFQWIQWIKADLTALGMPNRTENEKVLQKAFGASVANKVMESYNQPAVPQFRISHPSKPWSPR